A stretch of the Panicum virgatum strain AP13 chromosome 9N, P.virgatum_v5, whole genome shotgun sequence genome encodes the following:
- the LOC120687592 gene encoding importin-5-like isoform X2, which produces MDPRAEADAAAVLGADPAALTALLADLTSPANEARSRAEQQFHALRGSHPDALALSLAHLLLSPAHPSTPIAAVLLRRLIAPSSQAFVYPALSPATQSSLRALLLSAASAPALPRSVSRKLSDAVAELASFLLPANAWPDLLSFLYKSIDSQSSPPGLQESALNILARLASHLAAVFPNLHGLLHAALSHPSSADVRVAGLNAAISLIQSLPSAGARDQFQDLLPAMMRALAESLNCGNEGSAQEALEMMIELAGAEPRFLRRQLPDVVASMLQIAEAPGLEDGTRHLAVEFVVTLAEARERAPGMMRKLPRYVGRLFAVLMTMLLDVQDEPAWHAAVSEEEDAGETGSYVFAQECLDRLAIAVGGNTILPVAAELLPSFFSSEDWKRRHAALVTIAQIVEGSAKVMIKNLEQVVGMVLNSFQDPHPRVRWAAINAVGQLSTDLGPELQNQLHHVVLPALASAMDDVQNPRVQAHAASAILNFSENCRPDILTPYLDGIVGKLLLLLQTGNQMVQEAALTALASAADSSQEHFQKYYDAVMPYLKAILMNATDKSNRMLRAKSMECISLVGMAVGKQKFKDDAKQVMEVLMTLQGSQMEADDPITSYMLQAWARLCKCLGQDFLPYMSVVMPPLLQSAQLKPDVSVTSAGPEDEIGESDDEGVETITLGDKRIGIRTSLLEEKATACNMLCCYADELKEGFFPWIDQVTTTLVPLLKFYFHEEVRKAAISAMPELLCSAKLAVEKGQAQGRDKSYLKQLSDYIVPALVEVMHKEPEPQICASILESLNESIQVSGTLLEENQVRSVVEGVKEVIVASANRRIERTERVKAEDFDSEEEELLREENEQEDEIFDQVGDCLGTLAKTFKTYFLPFFDELSMYLTPMLGKDRTSEERRIAICIFDDVAEHCREAAIRYYDAYLPSLLEACTSENPDVRQAAVYGIGICAEFGGSAFRPHTGEALSRLYNVIKHPNALDLDNAMAYDNAVSALGKICQFHHDSIDASQVIPSWLSCLPLKNDLIEAKLVHEQLCTMLEKSERELLGHNNQYLPKIVSVFAEVGIW; this is translated from the exons ATGGATCCGCGGGCggaggcggacgcggcggcggtgctgggcgcCGACCCGGCGGCGCTGACGGCGCTGCTGGCGGACCTGACCTCCCCGGCCAACGAGGCGCGGTCGCGGGCGGAGCAGCAGTTCCACGCGCTCCGCGGGTCGCACCCGGACGCGCTCGCGCTGAGCCTCGCGCACCTGCTGCTCTCCCCGGCGCACCCCTCCACGCCCAtcgccgccgtgctgctgcGCCGCCTCATTGCCCCGTCGTCCCAGGCCTTCGTCTACCCCGCGCTGTCGCCCGCCACGCAGTCCTCGCTCCGCGCGCTGCtcctctccgccgcctccgcgcccgcGCTCCCCAGGTCCGTCTCCAGGAAGCTCTCCGACGCCGTCGCGGAGCTCGCCTCCTTCCTCCTGCCGGCCAACGCGTGGCCCGACCTGCTCAGCTTCCTGTACAAGTCCATCGACTCCCAGTCGTCCCCTCCGGGGCTGCAGGAGTCGGCGCTCAACATCCTGGCCCGGCTGGCCTCTCACCTCGCCGCCGTCTTCCCCAACCTACACGGGCTCCTCCACGCCGCGCTGTCCCATCCCTCGTCCGCCGATGTCCGTGTCGCAGGGCTCAATGCGGCCATCAGCCTCATCCAGTCCCTTCCGTCCGCTGGGGCCCGCGACCAATTCCAGGACCTCCTTCCGGCCATGATGCGTGCTCTGGCCGAGTCCCTCAACTGCGGGAACGAGGGCTCCGCGCAGGAGGCTCTGGAGATGATGATTGAGCTCGCTGGTGCAGAGCCGCGGTTTCTGCGCCGCCAGCTGCCCGACGTGGTCGCCTCCATGCTGCAGATTGCCGAGGCCCCGGGATTAGAGGACGGCACCCGCCACCTTGCCGTCGAGTTTGTTGTTACACTCGCTGAGGCAAGGGAGCGTGCCCCTGGGATGATGAGGAAGCTGCCACGGTACGTTGGGCGGCTCTTTGCAGTACTTATGACTATGCTGCTCGATGTCCAGGATGAGCCGGCATGGCATGCCGCTGTGTCAGAGGAAGAAGATGCTGGAGAGACCGGAAGCTATGTCTTCGCACAGGAATGTCTGGACCGGTTGGCAATTGCTGTTGGCGGTAACACAATTCTGCCTGTTGCGGCTGAGTTGCTTCCATCATTTTTCTCCTCTGAAGATTGGAAGAGACGGCATGCAGCATTGGTGACCATAGCTCAGATTGTAGAGGGCTCTGCTAAGGTGATGATTAAGAATCTGGAGCAGGTGGTTGGGATGGTACTGAATTCCTTCCAGGATCCTCATCCTCGGGTGAGGTGGGCAGCAATTAATGCAGTAGGGCAACTTTCAACGGATCTGGGACCTGAGTTACAAAATCAGTTGCACCATGTCGTGCTACCTGCACTAGCTTCAGCAATGGATGATGTCCAGAACCCACGCGTACAG GCACATGCTGCATCAGCTATCCTAAACTTCAGTGAAAACTGTAGACCGGATATTTTGACACCATACCTAGATGGAATAGTTGGGAAACTTCTATTGTTGCTTCAG ACTGGAAACCAAATGGTGCAAGAGGCTGCTCTAACTGCTTTAGCATCAGCAGCAGATTCTTCACAG GAACACTTCCAAAAGTATTATGATGCAGTAATGCCATACCTCAAGGCTATTCTTATGAATGCGACTGATAAATCCAACAGAATGTTGCGTGCCAAATCAATGGAATGCATTAGTTTAGTTGGTATGGCAGTTGGGAAACAGAAGTTTAAGGATGATGCTAAGCAG gTGATGGAAGTTCTCATGACGCTGCAAGGATCTCAGATGGAGGCTGATGACCCTATAACAAGTTACATGCTGCAA GCATGGGCAAGACTGTGTAAATGCCTTGGTCAGGATTTCTTACCATACATGAGTGTGGTTATGCCCCCTCTGCTCCAGTCTGCTCAACTCAAACCAGATGTGAGTGTCACTTCTGCTGGACCAGAAGATGAAATTGGTGAATCTGACGACGAGGG TGTCGAGACTATTACACTGGGTGATAAGAGAATTGGCATCCGGACTAGTCTACTAGAGGAGAAAGCTACAGCATGTAATATGCTGTGTTGCTACGCTGATGAGCTCAAGGAAGGATTTTTCCCATGGATTGATCAG GTTACAACTACACTTGTACCTCTCCTCAAGTTCTATTTTCATGAAGAAGTTAGGAAGGCAGCAATTTCAG CAATGCCAGAACTTCTTTGTTCAGCAAAATTGGCTGTAGAAAAGGGTCAAGCTCAAGGTCGTGATAAGTCTTATCTTAAGCAACTATCTGATTATATAGTTCCAGCCCTTGTAGAGGTCATGCACAAA GAACCTGAGCCACAAATTTGTGCAAGCATACTGGAATCATTGAATGAGTCCATACAG GTATCTGGAACACTTCTTGAGGAAAATCAAGTAAGATCTGTAGTGGAGGGAGTAAAAGAAGTTATAGTTGCAAGCGCTAATAGGAGGATAGAACGAACAGAGAGGGTGAAGGCTGAAGACTTTGATTCTGAAGAAGAGGAACTACTTAGAGAAGAAAACGAACAGGAGGATGAAATTTTTGACCAA GTTGGTGATTGTCTAGGCACTCTTGCCAAAACATTCAAGACTTATTTTCTTCCGTTTTTCGATGAACTCTCCATGTATTTAACACCTATGTTG GGCAAGGATAGAACATCAGAAGAAAGAAGGATTGCCATATGCATTTTTGATGATGTCGCTGAGCATTGCCGTGAAGCAGCAATTAG GTATTATGATGCATATCTTCCTTCTCTATTAGAAGCCTGCACAAGTGAAAATCCAGATGTCAGGCAG GCTGCAGTTTATGGAATTGGCATTTGTGCtgaatttggcggttctgcatTTAGACCTCACACTGGGG AGGCCCTATCCAGATTATACAATGTAATCAAACATCCTAATGCGCTGGATTTGGATAACGCGATGGCATATGACAATGCTGTTTCTGCTCTTGGAAAGATATGCCAATTTCATCATGATAGCATCGATGCATCTCAG GTCATTCCTTCTTGGTTGAGTTGCCTGCCATTAAAAAATGATTTAATTGAGGCCAAGCTTGTCCATGAGCAGCTGTG
- the LOC120687592 gene encoding importin-5-like isoform X1: MDPRAEADAAAVLGADPAALTALLADLTSPANEARSRAEQQFHALRGSHPDALALSLAHLLLSPAHPSTPIAAVLLRRLIAPSSQAFVYPALSPATQSSLRALLLSAASAPALPRSVSRKLSDAVAELASFLLPANAWPDLLSFLYKSIDSQSSPPGLQESALNILARLASHLAAVFPNLHGLLHAALSHPSSADVRVAGLNAAISLIQSLPSAGARDQFQDLLPAMMRALAESLNCGNEGSAQEALEMMIELAGAEPRFLRRQLPDVVASMLQIAEAPGLEDGTRHLAVEFVVTLAEARERAPGMMRKLPRYVGRLFAVLMTMLLDVQDEPAWHAAVSEEEDAGETGSYVFAQECLDRLAIAVGGNTILPVAAELLPSFFSSEDWKRRHAALVTIAQIVEGSAKVMIKNLEQVVGMVLNSFQDPHPRVRWAAINAVGQLSTDLGPELQNQLHHVVLPALASAMDDVQNPRVQAHAASAILNFSENCRPDILTPYLDGIVGKLLLLLQTGNQMVQEAALTALASAADSSQEHFQKYYDAVMPYLKAILMNATDKSNRMLRAKSMECISLVGMAVGKQKFKDDAKQVMEVLMTLQGSQMEADDPITSYMLQAWARLCKCLGQDFLPYMSVVMPPLLQSAQLKPDVSVTSAGPEDEIGESDDEGVETITLGDKRIGIRTSLLEEKATACNMLCCYADELKEGFFPWIDQVTTTLVPLLKFYFHEEVRKAAISAMPELLCSAKLAVEKGQAQGRDKSYLKQLSDYIVPALVEVMHKEPEPQICASILESLNESIQVSGTLLEENQVRSVVEGVKEVIVASANRRIERTERVKAEDFDSEEEELLREENEQEDEIFDQVGDCLGTLAKTFKTYFLPFFDELSMYLTPMLGKDRTSEERRIAICIFDDVAEHCREAAIRYYDAYLPSLLEACTSENPDVRQAAVYGIGICAEFGGSAFRPHTGEALSRLYNVIKHPNALDLDNAMAYDNAVSALGKICQFHHDSIDASQVIPSWLSCLPLKNDLIEAKLVHEQLCTMLEKSERELLGHNNQYLPKIVSVFAEILCAGKDLATEQTSSKMINLLRQLQTTLPPSVLASTWSSLQPQQQLALQSVLSS, translated from the exons ATGGATCCGCGGGCggaggcggacgcggcggcggtgctgggcgcCGACCCGGCGGCGCTGACGGCGCTGCTGGCGGACCTGACCTCCCCGGCCAACGAGGCGCGGTCGCGGGCGGAGCAGCAGTTCCACGCGCTCCGCGGGTCGCACCCGGACGCGCTCGCGCTGAGCCTCGCGCACCTGCTGCTCTCCCCGGCGCACCCCTCCACGCCCAtcgccgccgtgctgctgcGCCGCCTCATTGCCCCGTCGTCCCAGGCCTTCGTCTACCCCGCGCTGTCGCCCGCCACGCAGTCCTCGCTCCGCGCGCTGCtcctctccgccgcctccgcgcccgcGCTCCCCAGGTCCGTCTCCAGGAAGCTCTCCGACGCCGTCGCGGAGCTCGCCTCCTTCCTCCTGCCGGCCAACGCGTGGCCCGACCTGCTCAGCTTCCTGTACAAGTCCATCGACTCCCAGTCGTCCCCTCCGGGGCTGCAGGAGTCGGCGCTCAACATCCTGGCCCGGCTGGCCTCTCACCTCGCCGCCGTCTTCCCCAACCTACACGGGCTCCTCCACGCCGCGCTGTCCCATCCCTCGTCCGCCGATGTCCGTGTCGCAGGGCTCAATGCGGCCATCAGCCTCATCCAGTCCCTTCCGTCCGCTGGGGCCCGCGACCAATTCCAGGACCTCCTTCCGGCCATGATGCGTGCTCTGGCCGAGTCCCTCAACTGCGGGAACGAGGGCTCCGCGCAGGAGGCTCTGGAGATGATGATTGAGCTCGCTGGTGCAGAGCCGCGGTTTCTGCGCCGCCAGCTGCCCGACGTGGTCGCCTCCATGCTGCAGATTGCCGAGGCCCCGGGATTAGAGGACGGCACCCGCCACCTTGCCGTCGAGTTTGTTGTTACACTCGCTGAGGCAAGGGAGCGTGCCCCTGGGATGATGAGGAAGCTGCCACGGTACGTTGGGCGGCTCTTTGCAGTACTTATGACTATGCTGCTCGATGTCCAGGATGAGCCGGCATGGCATGCCGCTGTGTCAGAGGAAGAAGATGCTGGAGAGACCGGAAGCTATGTCTTCGCACAGGAATGTCTGGACCGGTTGGCAATTGCTGTTGGCGGTAACACAATTCTGCCTGTTGCGGCTGAGTTGCTTCCATCATTTTTCTCCTCTGAAGATTGGAAGAGACGGCATGCAGCATTGGTGACCATAGCTCAGATTGTAGAGGGCTCTGCTAAGGTGATGATTAAGAATCTGGAGCAGGTGGTTGGGATGGTACTGAATTCCTTCCAGGATCCTCATCCTCGGGTGAGGTGGGCAGCAATTAATGCAGTAGGGCAACTTTCAACGGATCTGGGACCTGAGTTACAAAATCAGTTGCACCATGTCGTGCTACCTGCACTAGCTTCAGCAATGGATGATGTCCAGAACCCACGCGTACAG GCACATGCTGCATCAGCTATCCTAAACTTCAGTGAAAACTGTAGACCGGATATTTTGACACCATACCTAGATGGAATAGTTGGGAAACTTCTATTGTTGCTTCAG ACTGGAAACCAAATGGTGCAAGAGGCTGCTCTAACTGCTTTAGCATCAGCAGCAGATTCTTCACAG GAACACTTCCAAAAGTATTATGATGCAGTAATGCCATACCTCAAGGCTATTCTTATGAATGCGACTGATAAATCCAACAGAATGTTGCGTGCCAAATCAATGGAATGCATTAGTTTAGTTGGTATGGCAGTTGGGAAACAGAAGTTTAAGGATGATGCTAAGCAG gTGATGGAAGTTCTCATGACGCTGCAAGGATCTCAGATGGAGGCTGATGACCCTATAACAAGTTACATGCTGCAA GCATGGGCAAGACTGTGTAAATGCCTTGGTCAGGATTTCTTACCATACATGAGTGTGGTTATGCCCCCTCTGCTCCAGTCTGCTCAACTCAAACCAGATGTGAGTGTCACTTCTGCTGGACCAGAAGATGAAATTGGTGAATCTGACGACGAGGG TGTCGAGACTATTACACTGGGTGATAAGAGAATTGGCATCCGGACTAGTCTACTAGAGGAGAAAGCTACAGCATGTAATATGCTGTGTTGCTACGCTGATGAGCTCAAGGAAGGATTTTTCCCATGGATTGATCAG GTTACAACTACACTTGTACCTCTCCTCAAGTTCTATTTTCATGAAGAAGTTAGGAAGGCAGCAATTTCAG CAATGCCAGAACTTCTTTGTTCAGCAAAATTGGCTGTAGAAAAGGGTCAAGCTCAAGGTCGTGATAAGTCTTATCTTAAGCAACTATCTGATTATATAGTTCCAGCCCTTGTAGAGGTCATGCACAAA GAACCTGAGCCACAAATTTGTGCAAGCATACTGGAATCATTGAATGAGTCCATACAG GTATCTGGAACACTTCTTGAGGAAAATCAAGTAAGATCTGTAGTGGAGGGAGTAAAAGAAGTTATAGTTGCAAGCGCTAATAGGAGGATAGAACGAACAGAGAGGGTGAAGGCTGAAGACTTTGATTCTGAAGAAGAGGAACTACTTAGAGAAGAAAACGAACAGGAGGATGAAATTTTTGACCAA GTTGGTGATTGTCTAGGCACTCTTGCCAAAACATTCAAGACTTATTTTCTTCCGTTTTTCGATGAACTCTCCATGTATTTAACACCTATGTTG GGCAAGGATAGAACATCAGAAGAAAGAAGGATTGCCATATGCATTTTTGATGATGTCGCTGAGCATTGCCGTGAAGCAGCAATTAG GTATTATGATGCATATCTTCCTTCTCTATTAGAAGCCTGCACAAGTGAAAATCCAGATGTCAGGCAG GCTGCAGTTTATGGAATTGGCATTTGTGCtgaatttggcggttctgcatTTAGACCTCACACTGGGG AGGCCCTATCCAGATTATACAATGTAATCAAACATCCTAATGCGCTGGATTTGGATAACGCGATGGCATATGACAATGCTGTTTCTGCTCTTGGAAAGATATGCCAATTTCATCATGATAGCATCGATGCATCTCAG GTCATTCCTTCTTGGTTGAGTTGCCTGCCATTAAAAAATGATTTAATTGAGGCCAAGCTTGTCCATGAGCAGCTGTG